The Fimbriimonas ginsengisoli Gsoil 348 genome window below encodes:
- a CDS encoding porin, with product MTCRLSPLVFLAIATTASAQSPTPNVKKEAERLRISAEAKAKEIGKLTAGGNLTSSDEALRLLQQAVDELKEIRMRLKALEGHSSAPDNSASAPSRVNLGGYMQFQYQDTDRKGSSQFDAFRFRRVEPSLEITDSLRLAGKITFDLATGGNQTQAQLRDAWVRYDFGGGAHLGHDRAFAGQMAIPVGYELERSPSEIELPERAEYNQILFATERSRGLKVRREGRDGMLQASVMNSLTIGDPEQANLAPGPGNRLAVTLGGRFVRGNTSVGLSGMAGDRPAYTSGGPTSPKVSRRFAFLDLEQRHLLFPRFNLHAEVMRGNDRLPTATSAATNVDHPLSGYHLLGTYQLSAMDELAARWEGFDPNLDSAGNAFHGMGLAYIRNLSRDMKLTFAHEVFIDESRTTPFHQTRYGQSTIRLQVRF from the coding sequence GTGACGTGCCGTCTTTCGCCACTTGTTTTTCTCGCCATCGCCACGACCGCTTCTGCCCAAAGCCCAACGCCCAACGTAAAGAAGGAAGCCGAGCGGCTCCGCATCTCTGCCGAAGCTAAGGCGAAGGAAATCGGCAAGCTGACGGCCGGCGGGAATCTTACGAGCAGCGACGAGGCGCTTCGCCTCCTCCAGCAGGCGGTCGACGAGCTGAAAGAGATCCGCATGCGGTTAAAGGCACTGGAAGGGCACTCCTCAGCGCCGGATAACTCGGCTTCCGCGCCCTCCCGGGTGAATCTCGGGGGATACATGCAGTTCCAGTATCAAGACACGGATCGAAAGGGATCCAGTCAGTTCGACGCCTTTCGTTTTCGCCGAGTCGAACCTTCGCTTGAAATCACCGATTCGCTTCGGTTGGCCGGCAAGATTACTTTCGATCTCGCAACCGGTGGCAACCAAACCCAGGCTCAGCTTCGGGACGCTTGGGTTCGGTACGACTTTGGCGGCGGAGCTCACCTTGGACACGACCGAGCGTTCGCCGGCCAGATGGCGATTCCCGTGGGATACGAGCTCGAGCGATCCCCCAGCGAAATAGAGCTCCCCGAGCGGGCTGAATACAACCAAATCCTGTTCGCTACCGAGCGGAGCCGCGGCCTCAAGGTCCGCCGCGAGGGGCGCGACGGGATGTTGCAGGCGTCGGTCATGAATTCGCTGACGATCGGCGATCCGGAGCAAGCCAACCTAGCGCCCGGACCGGGCAACCGGCTCGCCGTCACCCTCGGCGGGAGGTTCGTGCGAGGCAACACTTCCGTGGGCCTCTCGGGAATGGCTGGCGACCGCCCCGCCTACACTTCCGGGGGACCAACCTCGCCCAAAGTTTCACGAAGGTTCGCTTTCCTAGATTTGGAGCAGCGGCATCTGCTCTTTCCCCGTTTCAACCTTCACGCCGAAGTGATGCGCGGTAACGACCGTCTTCCCACGGCGACCTCGGCCGCGACGAATGTGGACCACCCTCTGAGCGGATACCACCTCCTGGGGACCTATCAACTCTCCGCAATGGACGAGCTCGCCGCAAGATGGGAAGGGTTCGATCCAAACCTGGATTCGGCCGGAAACGCTTTTCACGGTATGGGACTGGCCTATATCCGCAATCTCTCCCGAGATATGAAGCTCACCTTCGCTCACGAAGTCTTCATCGACGAGTCGAGAACCACGCCATTCCACCAAACCCGCTACGGCCAGTCCACCATCCGCCTCCAAGTCCGCTTCTAG
- a CDS encoding Rne/Rng family ribonuclease has product MSNLKSGRGRRSARPNQNSSSESAGYGPRSAGNRKEIIVNVSNRETRIALLEDSKLTEYRVEREERVVGSIFKGIVQNVLPGMDAAFVDIGLERNAFLYVADIIPDDAGDNSPASVKRSELRRRKIKDLLKPGQQVMVQVTKGPRGTKGARVSTRIALPGRYVVLMPEAGSVGVSRKIEDRSERERLRKIGDRIIPDGFGLILRTECESRTEAELKADVGFLQHLWADVLKTAKKMRAPACVHKDQTLLFRTVRDMFGENITRMVIDDPDEYEKVHLVASQVAPQMRDKIELYDRDTPLFDHYGIEKELERIMQHKVPLKAGGSLVIDEMEALTAIDVNTGKNVGSSSLNDTILRQNLEAADEIFRQLRLRDMGGIIVCDFIDMESEADRKKLLDHFVAGLANDRARTRVGRVSSLGLIELTRKRTGESVTQEITEICPMCTGIGRIASKETVSLWIERDMWRKIHEAGNAFLIECHPSVVEALIGLDGENVEELEHEMRRGIYIRANFDMEYEEYEIRSGTIEEFDRQFMGYRRAQVLEANVRRSAFENSNKVIGWTDSGFYIELLDGNEYLGGRAKVCLQDIRRSYAVADVILPGTGAPVRSLA; this is encoded by the coding sequence ATGAGCAACCTAAAGAGCGGGCGCGGACGCAGAAGCGCGCGCCCCAATCAGAATTCTTCCTCCGAATCAGCCGGGTACGGCCCAAGATCCGCAGGAAACCGTAAAGAAATCATCGTCAACGTCTCGAATCGCGAGACCCGTATCGCTCTCCTCGAGGACAGCAAGCTAACCGAATACCGCGTCGAGCGCGAAGAGCGCGTCGTCGGCTCCATCTTCAAGGGAATCGTCCAAAACGTCCTCCCCGGAATGGACGCCGCCTTCGTCGACATCGGCCTGGAACGAAACGCGTTCCTATACGTCGCCGACATCATTCCCGACGACGCGGGCGACAATTCCCCCGCCAGCGTCAAGCGTAGCGAACTGCGTCGCCGCAAGATCAAGGACCTCCTCAAACCCGGCCAGCAGGTCATGGTGCAGGTCACCAAGGGCCCGCGCGGAACCAAGGGCGCCCGCGTCTCCACCCGGATCGCTCTGCCGGGGCGCTACGTCGTCCTCATGCCGGAGGCCGGTTCGGTTGGCGTGAGCCGCAAGATCGAAGATCGGAGTGAGCGCGAGCGGCTCCGCAAGATCGGCGACCGGATCATTCCCGACGGCTTCGGTCTCATCCTTCGCACCGAGTGCGAAAGCCGCACCGAAGCGGAGCTCAAGGCCGACGTAGGATTCTTGCAGCACCTTTGGGCCGACGTCCTCAAGACCGCCAAGAAGATGCGCGCCCCTGCGTGCGTTCACAAGGACCAGACCCTGTTGTTCAGGACCGTGCGCGATATGTTCGGCGAGAACATCACCCGCATGGTGATCGACGATCCGGACGAGTACGAGAAGGTCCACCTCGTGGCTAGCCAGGTCGCGCCGCAGATGCGGGACAAGATCGAACTCTACGATCGCGACACCCCCCTCTTCGACCACTACGGAATCGAGAAAGAGCTCGAGCGGATCATGCAGCACAAGGTGCCGCTCAAGGCCGGCGGCTCGCTTGTCATCGACGAGATGGAGGCGCTGACCGCCATCGACGTCAATACAGGAAAGAATGTCGGCAGCTCTTCGCTGAACGACACCATCCTCCGCCAAAACTTGGAAGCCGCCGACGAGATCTTCCGCCAGTTGCGGCTCCGCGACATGGGCGGCATCATCGTCTGCGACTTCATCGACATGGAGTCGGAAGCAGATCGTAAGAAGCTGCTCGACCACTTCGTCGCCGGCCTCGCCAACGACCGGGCCCGCACCCGGGTCGGCCGCGTATCCTCCCTCGGTCTCATCGAGCTCACCCGCAAGCGCACCGGCGAGTCCGTTACTCAGGAGATCACCGAGATCTGCCCGATGTGCACCGGCATCGGTCGCATCGCCAGCAAGGAGACCGTCTCTCTCTGGATCGAGCGCGATATGTGGCGAAAGATCCACGAAGCCGGGAACGCGTTCCTTATCGAGTGCCACCCCTCCGTGGTTGAGGCCCTGATCGGGCTTGACGGCGAGAACGTGGAGGAACTGGAGCACGAGATGCGACGCGGTATCTACATCCGCGCCAACTTCGACATGGAGTACGAGGAGTACGAGATCCGCTCCGGCACCATCGAAGAGTTCGACCGCCAGTTCATGGGTTACCGCCGGGCGCAGGTGCTCGAAGCCAACGTCCGCCGCTCCGCGTTTGAAAACTCGAATAAGGTCATCGGCTGGACCGACTCCGGCTTCTACATCGAGCTGCTCGACGGCAACGAGTACCTCGGCGGCCGCGCCAAAGTCTGTCTCCAAGACATCCGCCGCTCCTACGCCGTCGCCGACGTCATCCTCCCCGGCACCGGCGCGCCGGTCCGAAGCCTGGCGTAA